Proteins encoded by one window of Rhodobacter sp. CZR27:
- a CDS encoding GntR family transcriptional regulator — protein MGDAGRFPADDLPISPIRKVSLPSLADQVFDALRDRILTLELPPGTRLSEAGVASRMGVSRQPVREAFGRLAKLGFLQIRPQSGTTVSLISQSAVLQARFIRAALEVQTCRTACEAIDQTGIRDLRLLLDQQKAAVEANDRKAFHALDDQFHRDICIRSGVGYVWDLIHDNKAHMDRVRMLSLNSPTQRQALNEHTVLLDAIEARDPEAATAAITTHLSRILVQIERLKAEQHDWFTDTAG, from the coding sequence ATGGGCGACGCAGGACGTTTTCCGGCGGACGATCTGCCGATTTCTCCGATCCGCAAGGTCAGCCTGCCGTCCTTGGCCGACCAGGTCTTCGACGCGCTGCGCGACCGCATCCTGACCCTTGAACTGCCGCCGGGCACCCGGCTGTCCGAGGCGGGCGTGGCAAGCCGCATGGGCGTCTCGCGGCAACCCGTGCGCGAGGCCTTCGGCCGCCTCGCCAAGCTTGGGTTCCTGCAGATCCGGCCGCAAAGCGGCACGACGGTCAGCCTGATTTCGCAGAGCGCGGTCCTGCAGGCGCGGTTCATCCGGGCCGCCCTCGAGGTCCAGACCTGTCGAACCGCCTGCGAGGCGATCGACCAGACCGGCATCAGGGATCTGCGACTGCTGCTGGACCAGCAGAAGGCTGCCGTCGAAGCGAACGACAGGAAGGCGTTCCATGCCCTGGACGACCAGTTCCACCGGGACATCTGCATCCGCTCCGGAGTGGGGTATGTGTGGGACCTCATCCATGACAACAAGGCTCACATGGATCGGGTTCGCATGCTGTCGCTGAATTCGCCGACACAGCGTCAGGCCCTGAACGAACATACGGTCCTGCTGGACGCCATCGAAGCGCGCGACCCCGAGGCCGCGACGGCCGCGATCACCACCCACCTCTCGCGCATCCTGGTCCAGATCGAGCGGCTGAAAGCCGAACAGCACGACTGGTTCACGGACACCGCCGGATGA